Proteins from one Impatiens glandulifera chromosome 2, dImpGla2.1, whole genome shotgun sequence genomic window:
- the LOC124927101 gene encoding uncharacterized protein LOC124927101, with amino-acid sequence MGSLIGHVLPGLGFFFIGLWQLINHIKLHSLNPKSYTAKIFFPTKKSRYGELYFMMAGSAMSIMMELFIGPVKHQPFDVDGTIPTTHLHNFEHASISLTIFTYAAFAVILDRFGRPSTKYGMTLSLGVIAFWQEYLLFHLHSTDHMGLEGHYHWFLQILIIVSFITTVLGIPYQKSFLISFVRSFSIAFQGIWYNVMGIMLWTKGLMPKGCFMHLEEAHYVVRCETDAALDRAKALTTLEFSWYLVICVIMAMGLYLYMIKVYPEKEGYESLAKYELEDNHDEKELVDDKDDDDTEAQKKNSKRGLLNGFIKTGKEFKE; translated from the coding sequence ATGGGCAGTTTGATCGGTCATGTGCTTCCTGGCCTAGGTTTTTTCTTCATTGGGCTATGGCAATTGATAAACCACATCAAGCTCCACTCCCTTAACCCGAAATCATACACTGCAAAGATCTTCTTTCCCACAAAGAAGTCGAGGTATGGCGAACTCTACTTCATGATGGCGGGCAGCGCAATGTCCATTATGATGGAGCTCTTCATCGGTCCGGTCAAGCATCAACCGTTTGATGTTGACGGGACCATTCCCACGACCCATCTCCACAACTTCGAGCACGCTTCCATCTCATTGACCATATTCACTTACGCGGCTTTCGCTGTGATCTTGGATCGTTTTGGTCGTCCAAGTACTAAATATGGTATGACTCTATCACTCGGAGTTATTGCCTTCTGGCAAGAataccttctcttccacctccACTCGACCGACCACATGGGTCTTGAGGGACATTATCATTGGTTCCTTCAAATTCTCATCATTGTCTCGTTCATCACCACTGTTCTCGGTATTCCTTACCAAAAGAGTTTCTTGATCAGCTTCGTTAGGTCATTCAGCATAGCTTTTCAGGGTATTTGGTACAATGTTATGGGAATAATGCTTTGGACCAAGGGCTTGATGCCTAAAGGTTGCTTCATGCATTTGGAGGAAGCTCACTACGTGGTGAGGTGTGAAACGGATGCTGCTCTAGACAGGGCTAAAGCGCTAACCACCCTTGAATTCAGTTGGTATTTGGTCATTTGTGTTATCATGGCAATGGGTTTGTACTTGTACATGATTAAGGTTTACCCGGAAAAAGAAGGGTACGAGTCTTTGGCTAAGTACGAGTTGGAAGATAATCATGACGAGAAGGAATTGGTTGACGAtaaggatgatgatgataccGAAGCTCAGAAGAAGAACAGCAAACGTGGCCTCTTGAACGGATTTATTAAGACCGGCAAGGAATTCAAGGAATGA
- the LOC124926919 gene encoding uncharacterized protein LOC124926919 translates to MGSLIGHVLPGLGFFLIGLWQLINHIKIHARNPNSYTSVPFFPIKKSRYGELYFMMAGSTISILMELFVGPVKHQPFDTDGTIPTTHLHNFEHASISLTILTYAVFAVILDRVGRPSSKYGMTLAIGVLAFWQEYILFHLHSTDHMGLEGHYHWFLQILILVSLITTVLGIPYPKSFLISFVRSFSIAFQGIWYNVMGIMLWTKGFMPKGCFMNLEDAHYVVRCNTKDSLERAKALTTLEFSWYLVICVVLTMCLYLYMTKVYPEKDGYQALPKFKPDNNIDEKKVEDDVEQEKKRNA, encoded by the coding sequence ATGGGCAGCTTGATTGGGCATGTATTACCAGGGCTTGGTTTCTTTCTAATTGGTTTATGGCAATTGATAAACCACATCAAGATCCACGCTCGCAATCCAAACTCATATACTTCAGTTCCATTCTTCCCTATCAAGAAGTCGAGGTATGGAGAACTCTACTTCATGATGGCGGGGAGCACAATCTCCATTCTCATGGAACTCTTCGTTGGTCCAGTCAAACACCAACCGTTTGACACAGATGGAACTATCCCAACCACCCATCTCCATAACTTCGAGCACGCTTCAATATCTTTGACCATATTAACTTACGCAGTTTTCGCTGTGATCTTGGATCGTGTTGGGCGTCCTAGTTCCAAATATGGCATGACTCTTGCTATTGGAGTCTTGGCATTTTGGCAAGAGTACATCCTCTTTCACCTCCACTCGACCGACCACATGGGCTTGGAGGGTCATTACCATTGGTTCCTTCAAATTCTCATTCTTGTCTCGCTCATTACCACTGTCCTCGGTATTCCTTACCCAAAGAGTTTCTTGATCAGCTTTGTTAGGTCCTTCAGTATAGCTTTTCAAGGAATTTGGTACAATGTTATGGGAATCATGCTTTGGACAAAGGGTTTCATGCCTAAAGGTTGTTTCATGAACTTGGAGGATGCTCACTATGTGGTGAGGTGTAATACAAAAGACTCACTCGAAAGGGCTAAAGCCCTAACTACCCTTGAGTTTAGCTGGTACTTGGTCATTTGTGTTGTACTTACCATGTGTTTGTATTTGTACATGACCAAAGTCTATCCCGAAAAAGATGGGTATCAGGCATTGCCAAAGTTTAAACCAGATAACAATATTGATGAGAAGAAAGTTGAGGATGATGTTGAGcaagagaagaaaagaaatgcttag
- the LOC124927349 gene encoding uncharacterized protein LOC124927349 encodes MEIMATNQKTFLTLLLLSIIISVSSQIDPPLPIHELLPKYGLPTGLFPDSVKSYTLSEDDRITIELGSPCTVEFEYTIWYDSRITGKLGYGSITGLKGIQLQRLYVWFDVSDIRIDSPPTDDIYFHIMMFDNSLNVDQFKAVRSCSKNAWNRLSSKQGRFQEEAFDTDDSKALVTDE; translated from the exons ATGGAAATCATGGCGACGAATCAGAAAACCTTCCTCACTCTTCTCCTACTTTCCATTATCATTTCAGTCTCCTCCCAAATCGACCCGCCATTACCAATCCACGAGCTTCTACCCAAATACGGCCTTCCCACCGGCCTCTTTCCAGATTCAGTCAAATCCTATACTCTTTCTGAAGACGATCGGATTACCATCGAGCTCGGCAGCCCCTGCACGGTGGAATTCGAATACACCATCTg GTATGATAGCAGAATTACAGGGAAGCTTGGGTATGGATCGATAACAGGGCTGAAGGGTATTCAGTTACAGAGACTCTATGTTTGGTTTGATGTTAGCGATATCAGAATCGATTCGCCGCCTACGGACGACATTTACTTTCATATAATGATGTTTGATAATAGTCTTAATGTTGATCAGTTCAAGGCTGTTCGTTCTTGCTCCAAAAATGCTTGGAACCGTCTTTCTTCCAAACAGGGACGTTTTCAG GAGGAAGCTTTTGATACTGATGACTCTAAAGCTCTGGTTACCGATGAGTGA
- the LOC124925252 gene encoding uncharacterized protein LOC124925252: MAAFPLLSVYILLSFLLISDIPNCLSAGRPIEAPVPTVHELLQQYGFPKGLMPRSAKAYSLSADGTFEVELEGTCYITFKNQLVYYDATIKGKLRHGSVSSVSGIQTKKFFLWVPVTAINADETSGMLEFHVGALSEKLPAKQFDKIHNCEKQAGGWRQSGVSI, from the coding sequence ATGGCCGCATTCCCATTACTCTCTGTATACATTCTTCTATCTTTTCTATTGATTTCCGATATTCCTAATTGCTTGTCCGCCGGAAGACCGATCGAAGCTCCGGTGCCGACGGTCCATGAACTTCTCCAGCAATACGGGTTTCCAAAGGGTTTAATGCCCCGATCCGCCAAGGCCTACTCTCTGTCCGCCGATGGAACCTTCGAAGTGGAACTGGAAGGGACCTGCTACATCACATTCAAGAACCAGCTCGTTTATTACGATGCCACGATTAAAGGGAAACTGAGGCACGGCTCTGTTTCTAGTGTATCTGGAATCCAGACTAAGAAGTTCTTTTTGTGGGTTCCGGTCACTGCAATCAATGCCGACGAAACGTCCGGAATGCTTGAGTTTCACGTCGGAGCTTTGTCGGAGAAACTTCCGGCCAAACAGTTTGATAAAATTCATAATTGTGAGAAACAGGCTGGTGGTTGGCGTCAATCTGGAGTTTCAATCTGA
- the LOC124925253 gene encoding uncharacterized protein LOC124925253 yields the protein MALLKTQSVSRYILYFIFIGNYCVSGGGAVEFPAPTVHEILHLYGFPRGLMPRSAKGYTLSADGTFEVELEGICYVQFKEQHLVYFDKVIRGKLKHGSVFIMSGIQTKKFFFWVPITGIYVQEITGMLDFHVGPLSEKIPAKQFDKIRNCLKKGERKWNEIGGGGVESI from the coding sequence ATGGCGCTTCTGAAAACCCAATCAGTCTCTCGTTACATTCTGTATTTTATATTCATCGGCAATTATTGTGTGTCCGGCGGAGGAGCGGTCGAATTTCCGGCGCCGACAGTCCATGAAATTCTCCATCTATACGGGTTTCCAAGGGGACTAATGCCCCGTTCTGCCAAGGGCTACACTTTGTCCGCCGACGGAACTTTCGAAGTGGAGCTTGAAGGGATCTGCTATGTCCAGTTCAAGGAGCAGCATCTCGTCTATTTTGATAAAGTGATTAGAGGGAAGCTCAAGCATGGCTCTGTTTTCATTATGTCAGGGATCCAGACAAAGAAGTTCTTCTTTTGGGTTCCCATCACCGGAATCTATGTCCAGGAGATAACCGGAATGCTTGACTTCCACGTCGGACCTCTGTCGGAGAAGATCCCGGCCAAGCAGTTCGACAAAATTCGCAATTGTCTGAAGAAAGGTGAAAGGAAATGGAATGAAATCGGAGGAGGAGGAGTTGAATCAATCTAG